In Paenibacillus larvae subsp. larvae, the following proteins share a genomic window:
- a CDS encoding DUF1232 domain-containing protein, with translation MNKNWNNPDLGSTIKALLKERSLSMRKLSALTGIDTATISRIVNGKQAAKPDHLKVFALHLGVPVERLFQAAGYDVGTNKTSTEIGIHTSINRIKEVLQSSNFFDYELTTELVQKELFKYEQYALTEEGQRVIHNEFSSKVEKVNGSGPFIDELRQMHELFCSREVSQDTRAIAGSALLYFILSADIIPDYVFPIGYLDDAIAVQMVRNRLSEESS, from the coding sequence ATGAACAAAAACTGGAATAATCCTGATCTTGGTTCCACCATAAAAGCACTCTTGAAGGAACGTTCCTTGTCCATGAGAAAGCTTAGTGCCTTAACCGGTATAGATACAGCAACAATTTCACGGATAGTGAATGGCAAACAGGCAGCTAAGCCGGACCATTTAAAAGTCTTCGCCCTGCATCTTGGAGTCCCTGTAGAACGGTTATTCCAAGCTGCCGGTTATGATGTTGGAACTAATAAGACCAGTACAGAAATTGGAATCCATACTTCCATTAACAGAATTAAGGAAGTGCTTCAGTCCTCTAATTTCTTTGATTATGAGCTTACAACCGAACTCGTTCAGAAGGAACTTTTTAAATACGAGCAGTATGCCTTAACGGAAGAAGGCCAGCGGGTTATCCATAATGAATTCTCCTCAAAAGTAGAGAAAGTCAATGGTTCGGGGCCGTTCATAGACGAATTAAGGCAGATGCACGAATTATTTTGTTCCCGGGAAGTTTCGCAAGATACAAGGGCAATTGCGGGCAGTGCTCTGCTTTATTTTATTTTGTCCGCTGACATTATTCCCGATTACGTCTTCCCTATTGGTTATCTGGATGATGCCATCGCCGTCCAAATGGTGCGCAACCGATTATCCGAGGAGTCTTCGTAA